A stretch of the Armatimonadota bacterium genome encodes the following:
- a CDS encoding sodium-dependent bicarbonate transport family permease, whose protein sequence is MPGLDLLLTNILQPIVLAFLLGTLAGAVKSELELPEAVVKLLAIYLLFSLGITGGRELAKAEMESLWPLLGITVLMTFGIPTLAYIVTRRLGRMDISNSAAIAAHYGSVSTATFFASMSFATAMGTPAEGYMAAMVALMEFGVIYSLVIARVAMGRANSGGVQASELFLSVIRGRGILLLVGGMLIGYIATDKQWQQISPFYEGLFRGMLMLFLLEMGITAARQIKAFRQVGVFMAGFGVLMPLLHGLVGVSLGHMVGLTVGGAFVFGAICASASFIDAPAACRASLPEANPGIYLTSSLGVTLPFNLLLGLPLYYEYAKWLAA, encoded by the coding sequence ATGCCAGGTCTTGACCTACTTCTCACCAACATACTTCAACCCATCGTCCTTGCCTTCTTGCTGGGCACACTCGCTGGCGCCGTCAAGAGCGAACTGGAGCTTCCAGAAGCCGTCGTCAAGCTGCTGGCGATCTACCTGCTCTTTTCGCTCGGCATTACCGGAGGCCGAGAATTGGCCAAAGCGGAAATGGAAAGCCTTTGGCCGCTTCTGGGCATCACGGTGCTTATGACATTCGGCATCCCCACGTTGGCCTACATCGTCACGCGTCGCCTGGGCCGCATGGACATCAGCAACTCGGCAGCTATTGCTGCGCATTACGGCTCCGTATCAACGGCCACCTTCTTCGCCTCTATGAGCTTTGCTACGGCAATGGGAACCCCTGCCGAGGGCTACATGGCGGCCATGGTGGCACTCATGGAGTTCGGTGTCATCTACTCGCTGGTCATCGCTCGGGTCGCCATGGGGCGTGCCAATAGCGGCGGCGTGCAAGCCTCAGAACTGTTCCTTAGCGTCATTCGCGGCCGCGGCATCTTGTTGTTAGTTGGCGGCATGCTGATTGGCTACATCGCCACAGATAAGCAATGGCAACAAATCTCGCCCTTCTACGAGGGCCTGTTCCGCGGCATGCTGATGCTCTTCCTGCTGGAAATGGGAATCACCGCAGCCCGCCAGATCAAGGCATTCCGTCAAGTGGGCGTCTTCATGGCTGGTTTCGGGGTATTGATGCCGCTGTTGCACGGCTTGGTCGGAGTCAGTCTGGGGCATATGGTCGGCTTGACCGTAGGTGGTGCCTTCGTCTTCGGCGCCATCTGCGCCAGTGCGTCATTCATCGATGCGCCAGCAGCTTGCAGAGCTTCGCTGCCCGAAGCCAATCCAGGCATTTACCTGACCTCCTCACTGGGCGTGACTCTGCCATTCAACCTGCTGCTTGGTTTGCCTCTTTACTACGAATATGCCAAGTGGCTCGCAGCATGA
- a CDS encoding LysR family transcriptional regulator: MAELNFHHLRYFWAVAHRRQLTKAAEALHISPSALSIQLRQLEDRLGHALFERKNRRLELTEAGRIVLEHADAIFKSGQELLSTLRGSPSVARPVLRVGAVATLSRNFQIDWLLPLLKDDNLQIRLVSGQMRELLSQLATHALDVVLSNESAPRDTAAGWVSRRIAQQPMSLVSVAPVQGRRKVKSLSFPDDLEGQQLILPSQDSAVRLAFDLALDEAGVRPKILAEVDDMAMLRLLARETGALALVAPVVVRDELKSGILVERCTIKQFQENFYAITMRRRFAHPALRPLLGLV; the protein is encoded by the coding sequence ATGGCCGAACTGAACTTTCACCATCTGCGCTACTTCTGGGCGGTGGCGCATCGCCGCCAACTCACCAAGGCCGCAGAGGCCTTGCATATCTCTCCATCTGCACTTTCGATTCAGTTGCGGCAGTTAGAGGACCGACTGGGGCACGCTTTGTTCGAGCGCAAAAATCGGCGTCTGGAGTTGACGGAGGCCGGGCGCATCGTTCTCGAGCATGCCGACGCCATCTTCAAATCCGGCCAAGAGTTGTTGAGCACGCTTCGAGGTTCGCCTTCGGTGGCACGTCCGGTTTTACGTGTGGGTGCGGTGGCGACTTTGTCGCGCAACTTCCAGATCGATTGGTTGCTGCCGCTGCTCAAGGACGACAACTTGCAGATCCGTCTTGTCTCAGGGCAAATGCGGGAATTGCTTTCTCAACTCGCGACTCACGCTTTGGATGTGGTGTTGTCGAACGAATCAGCGCCACGGGATACAGCCGCCGGTTGGGTCAGTCGACGAATTGCACAGCAACCGATGAGTTTGGTTTCTGTCGCCCCAGTCCAAGGGCGTCGCAAGGTTAAGTCCTTAAGTTTTCCAGACGACTTGGAGGGCCAGCAGCTGATCTTGCCCAGCCAAGACAGCGCTGTCAGACTCGCTTTTGACCTCGCACTGGATGAAGCAGGCGTGCGTCCCAAGATCTTGGCTGAAGTCGATGACATGGCCATGTTGCGATTACTGGCTAGAGAAACAGGAGCCCTGGCCTTGGTGGCGCCAGTGGTGGTCAGGGATGAACTTAAAAGTGGCATTCTGGTAGAGCGTTGCACGATCAAACAATTCCAGGAAAATTTTTACGCCATCACCATGCGCAGGCGGTTTGCGCATCCCGCACTGCGTCCACTGCTTGGTCTTGTCTGA